A stretch of Homo sapiens chromosome 12, GRCh38.p14 Primary Assembly DNA encodes these proteins:
- the TAS2R14 gene encoding taste receptor type 2 member 14, producing MGGVIKSIFTFVLIVEFIIGNLGNSFIALVNCIDWVKGRKISSVDRILTALAISRISLVWLIFGSWCVSVFFPALFATEKMFRMLTNIWTVINHFSVWLATGLGTFYFLKIANFSNSIFLYLKWRVKKVVLVLLLVTSVFLFLNIALINIHINASINGYRRNKTCSSDSSNFTRFSSLIVLTSTVFIFIPFTLSLAMFLLLIFSMWKHRKKMQHTVKISGDASTKAHRGVKSVITFFLLYAIFSLSFFISVWTSERLEENLIILSQVMGMAYPSCHSCVLILGNKKLRQASLSVLLWLRYMFKDGEPSGHKEFRESS from the coding sequence ATGGGTGGTGTCATAAAGAGCATATTTACATTCGTTTTAATTGTGGAATTTATAATTGGAAATTTAGGAAATAGTTTCATAGCACTGGTGAACTGTATTGACTGGGTCAAGGGAAGAAAGATCTCTTCGGTTGATCGGATCCTCACTGCTTTGGCAATCTCTCGAATTAGCCTGGTTTGGTTAATATTCGGAagctggtgtgtgtctgtgtttttccCAGCTTTATTTGCCACTGAAAAAATGTTCAGAATGCTTACTAATATCTGGACAGTGATCAATCATTTTAGTGTCTGGTTAGCTACAGGCCTCggtactttttattttctcaagataGCCAATTTTTCTAACTCTATTTTTCTCTACCTAAAGTGGAGGGTTAAAAAGGTGGTTTTGGTGCTGCTTCTTGTGACTTCGgtcttcttgtttttaaatattgcacTGATAAACATCCATATAAATGCCAGTATCAATGGATACAGAAGAAACAAGACTTGCAGTTCTGATTCAAGTAACTTTACACGATTTTCCAGTCTTATTGTATTAACCAGCACTGTGTTCATTTTCATACCCTTTACTTTGTCCCTGGCAATGTTTCTTCTCCTCATCTTCTCCATGTGGAAACATCGCAAGAAGATGCAGCACACTGTCAAAATATCCGGAGACGCCAGCACCAAAGCCCACAGAGGAGTTAAAAGTGTGATCACTTTCTTCCTACTCTATgccattttctctctgtcttttttcatATCAGTTTGGACCTCTGAAAGGTTGGAGGAAAATCTAATTATTCTTTCCCAGGTGATGGGAATGGCTTATCCTTCATGTCACTCATGTGTTCTGATTCTTGGAAACAAGAAGCTGAGACAGGCCTCTCTGTCAGTGCTACTGTGGCTGAGGTACATGTTCAAAGATGGGGAGCCCTCAGGTCACAAAGAATTTAGAGAATCATCttga